The Octadecabacter arcticus 238 genome contains a region encoding:
- a CDS encoding glutamine synthetase family protein: MSWLHDNPHIKTIRVAASDLNGVARGKRMPTRFAQGIEEDGTRFPLSVLNLDIWGEDIDNSPLVFEAGDPDGICLPTERGFLPMPWLDNPSALLPMWMYREDGRAFEGDPRHALAAVLKRYADRGLTPICGTELEFYLVDDSGKDLQVVASPRTGKRRPGAEILSLRALDAFDNYFTALYDGAEAMDIPAETAISEAGLGQFEINLSHSHAMKAADDTWLFKLLVRGVARQHGFAASFMAKPYPEYSGNGMHVHFSVLGKDGNNIFDNGGPEGTDVLHHAIAGCMSGLSASALILAPHGNSYDRLVPNAHAPTSICWAYENRTAAIRVPGGSHKARRIEHRVAGGDVNPYLMLAAVLGAALTGIEDAQMPPAPITGNAYDQGLPQLPGNWADAIDLFETDDQIARIFPTELIRNLVATKRQELQAFAELSPEEQIDLYLDTV, from the coding sequence ATGTCATGGCTTCATGATAACCCACATATCAAGACCATCCGCGTCGCGGCCTCTGACCTCAACGGTGTCGCCCGTGGCAAACGTATGCCGACGCGTTTCGCGCAAGGGATAGAAGAAGACGGCACGCGCTTTCCGCTATCGGTTCTGAACCTCGATATCTGGGGCGAAGACATCGACAATTCGCCGCTGGTATTTGAGGCAGGCGACCCAGATGGTATTTGTCTTCCAACGGAACGTGGATTTTTGCCAATGCCATGGCTGGATAATCCGTCGGCACTTTTGCCGATGTGGATGTATCGCGAAGACGGGCGCGCCTTTGAAGGCGATCCACGCCACGCGCTGGCGGCGGTGTTGAAACGCTACGCAGATCGTGGCCTGACCCCGATCTGCGGCACCGAACTGGAATTCTACCTTGTAGATGACAGCGGCAAAGACCTTCAGGTCGTGGCCAGCCCACGCACAGGCAAACGCCGCCCCGGTGCAGAAATCCTGTCCCTGCGCGCGCTTGATGCGTTCGATAACTACTTCACCGCCCTTTATGACGGCGCCGAAGCGATGGACATTCCCGCTGAAACCGCAATCTCTGAAGCGGGTCTTGGCCAATTCGAAATCAACCTGTCCCACAGCCACGCCATGAAAGCCGCTGACGACACGTGGCTGTTCAAACTGCTGGTGCGTGGCGTGGCGCGACAGCACGGATTTGCCGCATCGTTTATGGCAAAACCCTACCCCGAATATTCCGGCAACGGCATGCACGTGCATTTCTCAGTGCTCGGCAAAGACGGCAACAACATCTTCGACAACGGCGGGCCAGAGGGCACCGACGTGCTGCACCACGCCATTGCAGGCTGCATGAGCGGGCTGTCAGCCTCTGCGCTGATCCTCGCGCCACATGGCAATTCCTATGATCGCCTTGTCCCCAATGCCCACGCGCCGACGTCCATTTGTTGGGCCTATGAAAACCGCACGGCTGCTATTCGTGTGCCCGGCGGCAGCCATAAGGCGCGGCGCATCGAGCACCGCGTTGCGGGGGGCGATGTGAACCCCTACCTGATGCTGGCCGCCGTTCTTGGCGCGGCCCTAACCGGCATTGAAGACGCCCAAATGCCCCCCGCACCGATCACCGGAAATGCTTATGATCAAGGCCTGCCGCAACTGCCTGGAAACTGGGCCGATGCCATTGATCTGTTTGAAACTGACGACCAGATCGCGCGGATTTTCCCCACCGAACTGATCCGCAACCTTGTCGCGACCAAGCGGCAGGAATTGCAAGCATTTGCCGAACTCAGCCCCGAAGAACAGATCGACCTTTACCTCGATACCGTCTGA
- a CDS encoding ABC transporter permease has translation MECLDTIQAYAFRSIGFGERLLPRTDFTLCQQFTLIGSGMIWNVYFGVVALLSGFFLATAVALGKAARNPVIRKASEWFIFLFRGSPLFIQFFFAYFFFLSLKSQYDFFDPFTAAWLGALIVLFLNTSAYTGEIFYGALQSIPKGDTEAADAYGLSGWSRFRHVIWPTMLRLAWPAYTNEAIFLFHSTTLVFFSGFPAWGQKGDALYYASFFADKTFNPFVPYPILAFYFILLTLVIIGIMGRIGRRLNSHLPQDAKRPKFRFRPQIIR, from the coding sequence ATGGAATGTCTTGATACCATTCAGGCCTACGCCTTCCGCTCAATCGGGTTCGGCGAACGTCTGCTGCCGCGCACCGATTTCACCCTTTGTCAGCAGTTCACCCTGATCGGGTCGGGAATGATCTGGAACGTGTATTTCGGCGTTGTCGCGCTGTTGTCGGGCTTCTTCCTCGCCACGGCCGTCGCCCTTGGCAAAGCCGCGCGCAATCCGGTTATCCGCAAAGCATCCGAATGGTTCATCTTCCTGTTTCGCGGCTCACCGCTGTTTATCCAGTTCTTCTTTGCCTATTTCTTCTTCCTGTCGCTCAAAAGCCAATACGACTTTTTTGACCCCTTCACCGCCGCGTGGCTTGGCGCGCTGATCGTGCTGTTCCTCAACACCTCAGCCTATACAGGCGAAATTTTTTACGGTGCTCTGCAATCTATCCCCAAGGGCGATACAGAAGCGGCCGACGCTTACGGCCTGTCCGGTTGGTCAAGGTTTCGCCACGTGATCTGGCCGACAATGTTGCGGCTTGCATGGCCCGCCTACACCAACGAAGCCATCTTTCTATTCCACTCCACGACGCTGGTATTTTTCAGCGGCTTTCCTGCGTGGGGCCAAAAGGGCGACGCGCTGTACTATGCAAGTTTCTTTGCCGACAAGACGTTCAATCCCTTCGTGCCCTACCCCATTCTGGCGTTCTATTTCATTCTCTTGACGTTGGTGATAATTGGCATCATGGGCCGTATCGGGCGCCGTCTGAACAGCCATTTGCCGCAAGACGCCAAGCGCCCGAAATTCCGTTTTCGCCCTCAAATCATCCGGTGA